Part of the Lolium rigidum isolate FL_2022 chromosome 6, APGP_CSIRO_Lrig_0.1, whole genome shotgun sequence genome, CCTCGAAGGCGACGGCCGCATCTCGCTCAGCTCCAGCCGCCAGCGGCCACACTGCCAAAGTGGACGGAACACGACGGTAGATGCAGACGTCAATGGCAGATACTTACCGTCATCATGTGGTGTGGCAACAGACACTTATCCCGGCGGCCGGCAGTGACGCGAGCGTGAGGAGTACAGTGCCGTCCCGCATCGTCGACGGGATAGAACCAAGTTGAATCTTGAAACACTAGCAACCCCTTTTTTTGCAACGCTGCAGGATCTCGCTGCTGAATCTATGAATTTGAGTATTTGACCCATATTGCAGTCTGGCAGCCCTTTTTTGTGAGGAGTTCGACACTTGCAGCTAGCTACCCATACATCACGTTTTTTTTTTAATGTTCAATCAAGTTTTCGTAGTTAAAAAAAAACGTTTCGTGGTTCAAACTAATATGGGCCAAACCAAGTTTTCTATGATGCCTATTTATTTGGAAAAACATGGGTCAAACCAATATGTACATCAGCGGCTTATTTCCATAGAGAAGAAACCGAGAAAACTGCATACAAGTTACTCGTCACAAGAATTGCAAAAAGAAAATAAACCCCACCCTCTTATATGTATAAACCATCTAGTCACCAAAAATGGGGCTTGTTTTTCACCAATCTTCCATCAACGCAAGCACGAGGGACGAAGGAGAGGGATTGACATGGAATATGTTTGAGAGTGCAGACCGCAATCGACATGGAAGGTTGTACACAAATATGAGAATGTGATACACTTTTATAGGAGCACCGAGGCAAGATTGGTGAATCAAGCCTAGCATCAGTGGTGCAGTTACATGTAAGTCGGGAGGGCCCACCAGGCCACCACCCCCAACCATGATACTTTTACATAAGAACCCTTGGGCttatttgattcaaaggatttctaAAAGAATTTTGTAGGGTTCTTGCCCATAGGATTTTTTTTCCTATAGAAGttatttgattcaaaggattgaaTCTTCTAAAATGTTTATGGATTCCTTTCCTACACTACAATTTCATAGGATTGCTAACaagaggttagacctcttgaaAATTTCCTATGTGCCCATGATAACTAGCACATGCGCTCAATCTCTATAGAATCCTGCATTTTTTTTTCCTGTGATGCAAGTAAACGATTCATGCGACTGACTCTTGTGTTTTTCATTCCAGTAGGATTCCACATGCCATGGCACATTGTTCCAGCGTTTTTCCTATTCCCATGCTTTCAAAATCCTTTCAATGAAACAAGCCCTTTGTATTTGACCCATTTCCCCCTCCCAATCCCCAGAATGAACCGTTCCAAGGTCCAGCATTACCTTTCATATATCACTATATTAACCATTAAGATACGGTTGTGTCACACAAACCAGGGCGAGGATTAGCATAGGAACAAAATATCACAAAACTAGAAACATTAGGGCAATTAAATCACAAATCGTAAGAGAAGGAAATTTACTATAACTTTTGTGCTATGTTTGTTGAGAGAACTACTCTCAAGCTTTTAAGTCAAACTGACACCATCTTCGACAACTCATGTCCACAGTCAGTTGCTAGAGGACACAACTTGCTTTGTCTCTCCTGCATATTTAACCAAACCTAGACTTGACGTGAACCAAACCATTTGTAACTTTTCACATTTTTGTAaccttttcaaaattttgaatttttaaaacAAATCTAAAAAATATCTCTTAATTAAAACTACATGCAGTGAGTAAACTTGGAAATATATGAGCTCGTTTTACCAAGCCGTTTCAAAGTTCTCataattttataatttcatcATATTTGTTAAAAATATCAAAGTTTTTATAAAATTTAAAAACTACCGGTCCTATTAGTTCAATGTGAGTTTATTGATGTGAGAACTACTGTGATTTTTTGTGTTGTTTGAAAACTTCTAAATTTTGTCCAAGTTTGGCCAAAAGTAAAACAAAAATTCAAACGGCTAGACAAAATGAGCTTAGAGCTTCCTAGATTTTAACTAACGAACATTTTTCATTCTTTCAGAAGAGTTTGTCTTACAAATTTTGGCTGGAGATGACAAAAGAATGTGAAAAAGTCCAAACAGCTGGCCAGAATGAGCTCAAACTTTTGAAGGTTACTCACTGCATCTTCAGTTACTGACtttttcacatttctattttttgtTTAGAAAAATGTTTACAAGTAAAAAAAACTCAAATATCCAAACTGTGTTCAATTCTGGCCCGGTCCGGGGATAGAATTGACAGAAAAGCCTCCCCTAAAAAATAGCACCTACTTGGTAAGACCAGGTTGTTGAGAACGGTGTCTATGTCAAGTATTTTGGTTTCATAATACAACTTAACTCAAAATATGTGTTTTCAGTTATAATTTTCTTTAGTTGCGGTTTTATAGCAGCATTAGTCTCACAAACTCAAAATGGAGGTTGAGCTCCTCAGCTCCATGTGGCCCTTcagtttttgaaattcaaaaatcaTGTTTAAGTTCAAAATagtgcaaaaacaagaaaaaaaaagtactTATGTTGTCAGTGATATATTATatgcatgaaaaaaaaaactcaagccAAATAACTTATATTTTAGgctgcaaaaaatgaaaaaaaaatgctgGTATCAGTGCATATTTTCAAACTTCCAATTTATTCAAGGGAAAATCTAACGATAAGCGCCGCATCGTGAGCCCTCCGTGCGGCGGTTAGTATACTATAGGAAAAAACGCATCGGCCCCTTAGTAAGCGATCACACCCTCACGGTGGTCCCCACCTTATCCCGGTGCCGCTTCTTTGCAGAACCACGAGGGGAGGCAGCGCCGAGAGGGAAGAGAGGATGAGCAGGCCGCCGCTAAGCACGGAGCCGCGCGCGCGggaggccgccgtcgccgcgcgacACAGAGGGAAAGgtcgtcctcgccgccgcggaGCAAGGAGCCGCCCGGGAGGTCGTCGCCGCCAAGTACGAAGCAGTGCTCAAGGTCGTCGCCGCCGTTGAGCAGCGCTGGAGCCAGCCGTCTCCGCCGAGCACGGAGTCATGCGGGAGGTCACCGTCGCCGCGTGAGACTGCGGGGGAGGTCGTCGTCGCCTCCGAGCACGTAGCGAACGtgaggccgtcgccgccgtcgagcaCGGAGGAGCGCTAGAAGCCGCCGTCTACGCCGAGCATGGAGGCATGGAGCTACCGTGCATGCCGCCGCTGCAGCTCAGTGCGAGGTTGGATCCCATGGCCGCGCGCGCGTGCGCTAGAGGCCGCAGTCTCCGTGAGACCAGTAGAGTATCCGGGCAATTAGGAATAATTATTTCCGTGATTAAGCTTAATCAATCTGATAATTAGACTAATTAATCTGGCAGTTTAAGCCTATTAATATGGCCATAATTAACAATTGAACTTGTCAACTATACGTAACTAACGTGGCAGTTGGTCTCCAGTTAATCTGGCAATTAGTAATGTCTTTTAAGGCCTAATTATCACGTCAGTTTAGTAATATGGCAGTTTTTCCTTTAAATCTAGCATTCGTGTCTATTTAATTTGGTAATGATCTCCAAAACATATACAAGTGTTTTCAGACCAGTTGGCTGACAGGCTTTTGCtattttttattaattttttttgcATGGGCTGCCGCTGCAATCGACTGGATTCATTTCACTGCGTACAACAGTGCTGGTAGAGTGCTTTTTCCGAAACAGACGCACGTGCATGTTCTTTGACCGCTAGTAATTAGCTGGTTAAGTAGCCGCCGCACGAAACGCCCAAcgtgcggcgccgccgcgtagCTAGGTCCTTTATTCAATttagttatttttgtgtagcactgaatattttcattttttttgtaaaactttgAAATATTTTCACACAATTAGTCTGTTTTATGAAATGTAGAGCTTCCACCTTCCAGCATGGATCCCTTCCTGTCCTTGTAAGTAGTGACGTTTCTTCTCATGTCTCAACGTGTCACACTTTCCTCGGGAAAacggaagaaaagaaaaatgaataGAACACATTGGATGAGCGTTCTTGTTATTATCGGGGTGTGTATGTACATGCATCGATCATTGGCCGCACTGCTGCAGCACGCAACAACAGAAACAAGCCTGGTTCGTTGAACGATCCCAAGCGCAAAGCTCCAAGAAGCAAAAGACTACCGAAATCCTCATTCCAAAACTCGCATTTCTAGGCCAGTCACCGGTCACCACCCCTACCCCGATCCTGTGCCCATCCTTCGCTTCCGATCGAGACAGCTTCTTGGGCTCACCGATCGGCGACCACACCCAGACCCGCCGCCGTCACTGACAGCGGGCACCACCATGCACGCTTGTATGGCTGATTCACTTCCCGCCCTCGCCGCAACCTAACTTACCGGTAGTCTGGCCCAATGCTCAGTCTCgtgcttcttctcctcctccgccgtcgtcTCGCCggaagccgccgccaccgctgccatcGCCTCCTGTGCCCACGTATCGGCTCTTCTCCCGGACTTGAACCTCCGCATTGCCGCGACactcggctcctcctcctccccgtcgtacTCGTCATCCTCCAGCGCCATCTTCTTGCCCGCGCCACCGACTCCCCGGTAAGCGCAGCCGCCGCTGCACCGGAACGCAGACACCACCCCGCGCCACCACCTccgttgccgccgccgcccgtacCTCTCCCGGTCGGACAGCACCTTCCCAATGCAGGACACCTTGGGCGACCGCggctcctcgccggcgccgcccgaGCGCTTGTCGGGCAAGATCCGGCCCTGCGACGGCTGGCGCCGGGTGAACGCCGGGCGGATCTTGACCGGGAGGCCGAagaaggtggtggcggcggccgccggGGCGCCCGCGATGCGCGCGGAGTTGGAGCGCGCCTTGAGCGGGACGGGGTTGGAGGAGCAGGCGCCGGCGAACTTGGGGTTGGTGCTCCCCTTGGTGGAGTCGTCCCGCTCGTATATCGGGTTCAGCTCCGAGAAcgccgcgccgtcgtcgtcgccgatgCGGATGGTTATCGACTCCGGCGGGAAGTCGTGGTCAGGaggaggctgcggcggcgggacCCAGCGTGGCGAGGCGTCACCGCTGCTGCCGGCGATGACGGTCTCGCAGGACACCTTCCTGTCCCCG contains:
- the LOC124668112 gene encoding uncharacterized protein LOC124668112 produces the protein MPQVDLESLVCGATAAGAGDRKVSCETVIAGSSGDASPRWVPPPQPPPDHDFPPESITIRIGDDDGAAFSELNPIYERDDSTKGSTNPKFAGACSSNPVPLKARSNSARIAGAPAAAATTFFGLPVKIRPAFTRRQPSQGRILPDKRSGGAGEEPRSPKVSCIGKVLSDRERYGRRRQRRWWRGVVSAFRCSGGCAYRGVGGAGKKMALEDDEYDGEEEEPSVAAMRRFKSGRRADTWAQEAMAAVAAASGETTAEEEKKHETEHWARLPVS